The segment TCCGCCCATGTCAAAGTCGGAATCGCCGACGCGGCGAGCAGGGATGTCAAAAAGCGGCGGCGCGTGGTCATGACTAGTCCCCGTCCGCCGAGTTGAACCCGGCGCTGACGCCCAGCGCGACGCCGATTTCCCCCTGCACTGCGTTGCTGACCGACCGAACCGCCTGTTGCAGCGCCTCCAGCTCGAACCGCCCCTGCATCGTGTTGGCAGCGGCAAAATCGGGGTCATCCAGCCGGTCAGTCAGCATGATCGCGCGTTCGAACGCGGCGTCAGTGACAGGGATCGGCGCATCGCTCAGTGCAGTCGCGAGGGTGTGCATCGCCGCCAGTGACAGCGCCACATTGCGCTGCGAGCGACCCGCGCGGCGCGCCTCGGCACGCTCCGGGCGCGGGCGGTCAAAGGTGCCAAGCGGGCGACCCAAACGCTGATCAGCGTTGAATTCCAGCCCGGTCATCAGCGCAGTATACAACCGCTGCCTGGCCTCGCGCAGCGACAGGAATGTCTGATTTCCGGTCTCTCCGGCTGTGCGCAGCTCCTTGCCATAGCCGCCCCGCCATTCGCTTTCCAGACTCGCTGCCAGCACCGCCAGATCCGACGATAGCGCCGCAATCAGCTGGCAGGTATAGCTTTCGCTCGCGCCTTCGGATGGCATGAATTGTGGGTCATACAACAAAAATTCCAATGCAAAGAGCCCCCGCGCCGCGACCGAGATCTGCGCGGTGCCTTCAGCGGTGCCGATGATCGGATCTTTGTCCGCGATCAGCCCCGCCAGCGACCGGGGCGTTGCCCCCCGCCCATCGGGCCAAAAGGCGATGATGACGGCCCGGCCCTGCGATTCAACCGGGCCAAAGTTCAGATGGCTGACACCCAACCAGGCATCAAAGCTGTCGTTCCAGGCCACGCGCAGCGACGGCAAATCGCACCCGGAAGCAGTGTCAGTCAGCAGCTTCGTCTCGTGGGCGAAACTGGCGTAGCCGGGCAGAATGTGCTGGTCAATCACCCGGTCCACATCGGACAGGGCCGGCCCCGCAAGAAACGCAAACGCAGCTATACAAAGGGAAATTCTCATAGCGACTCCAGATAGCGGATAAGGGCGGCCCGATCGACGGGCGGCATTTCGACCACACGATCGCGGGCGGTCAGCGCCTCGCCTTCGTGCCACAGGACTGCTTCGAGGGTGGTACGCGCGCGTCCATCGTGCAGGAAACTGGCTGTTCCACTGACCTGTTCGGTCAGACCGATCCCCCAGAGCGGGGCCGTGCGCCATTCGCGTCCCGTCGCCAGGCCCTCGGGGCGGTGATCGGCCAGACCTTCGCCCATGTCGTGCAGCAGCATGTCGGTGAACGGCCAGATCAGTTGAAAGCTTTGCTCGGGCTGATCGTTCAGGCGGTGGGTGACATATTTCGGCGTGTGGCAGGCGGCACACCCAGAGGCAAAAAACACTTCTTTGCCGCGCAGCGTCTGTGGATCGCCTTCGCCACGTCGCGCGGGCGGGGCAAGGTTGCGGGAATAGAACGTCACAAGATCCAGCCCTTCAGCGGTGACCTCGGGGGCATCCGACGTGCCGCCATGCGGTGCTGCGCGGCAATCCGTCTGCGCGTCGGTGCAATCCCCCCAAGCGGCAGGAAACAGCGGCGTGGAAATGCCGATATCACCGGCAAAAGCTGCTGCGGACTGTTCGCGGATCGTCGGCGCACCTGCCTTGTAACCAAACCGACCCAGCATTGGGCGACCATGCTCGGTCGACCAGACAATCTGTGCCCGTCCCGAAATCCCGTCGCCGTCGTGGTCATCTGGATCGGCCTGCGCCAGAATATCGGCGGCTGGCACCGCTTCGAGCAGGCCAAGCCCGATCATCTGCGGCGCAACGCGCGGCGACAGCATCGCGTCATCAGCCAGCGGCCCATAGCCCAGATCGGCAGCGCGGTAGGTTGGCATGCGCAGCGTCGCCGTCTCACCCCCCGACAGCGCCATGGGACGTTCGCGATAGCTCACGTCAAGCCGGTATTCCGCCGCTTGTCCCGCCGTACCAAAATCCTGCAATTGCCCGCCATAGACCGGATCGGGTGCGGTCGGATGCGGCACCTCTCCGATGCTGGCAAGATAGTCGCGCAGCGCAACCGGCAAAGCCGCGCCATCCGCCGGAACCGAAACACGCAGAAACAGTGAAACGGCGTTATCCTCGGGACCGGTTGGCGCATGGCCGCGCCCATCCTTGAGGTGGCAATTCTGACAGCCCCGCGCGTTATAAAGTGGCCCCAACCCGTCCGACGCCAGCGTTGACGACGGTGACGACACCCACAGCTTGCGAAACAACCCGTTGCCGACCTTGAAATCCAACTCTTGCGCAAAGCCGATATTCGCAGAGGGCAATGAGAAGGCGTCGGCGCTGTCCAGCACACCCACAGTTGCGGCACCGCC is part of the Puniceibacterium sp. IMCC21224 genome and harbors:
- a CDS encoding imelysin family protein, which translates into the protein MRISLCIAAFAFLAGPALSDVDRVIDQHILPGYASFAHETKLLTDTASGCDLPSLRVAWNDSFDAWLGVSHLNFGPVESQGRAVIIAFWPDGRGATPRSLAGLIADKDPIIGTAEGTAQISVAARGLFALEFLLYDPQFMPSEGASESYTCQLIAALSSDLAVLAASLESEWRGGYGKELRTAGETGNQTFLSLREARQRLYTALMTGLEFNADQRLGRPLGTFDRPRPERAEARRAGRSQRNVALSLAAMHTLATALSDAPIPVTDAAFERAIMLTDRLDDPDFAAANTMQGRFELEALQQAVRSVSNAVQGEIGVALGVSAGFNSADGD
- a CDS encoding di-heme oxidoredictase family protein, translating into MIFCFSLAGAVLAGDDSLLHPFLDVVPRTQTEAGRIAAVTRPTTDFSAPEPFEARPGGAATVGVLDSADAFSLPSANIGFAQELDFKVGNGLFRKLWVSSPSSTLASDGLGPLYNARGCQNCHLKDGRGHAPTGPEDNAVSLFLRVSVPADGAALPVALRDYLASIGEVPHPTAPDPVYGGQLQDFGTAGQAAEYRLDVSYRERPMALSGGETATLRMPTYRAADLGYGPLADDAMLSPRVAPQMIGLGLLEAVPAADILAQADPDDHDGDGISGRAQIVWSTEHGRPMLGRFGYKAGAPTIREQSAAAFAGDIGISTPLFPAAWGDCTDAQTDCRAAPHGGTSDAPEVTAEGLDLVTFYSRNLAPPARRGEGDPQTLRGKEVFFASGCAACHTPKYVTHRLNDQPEQSFQLIWPFTDMLLHDMGEGLADHRPEGLATGREWRTAPLWGIGLTEQVSGTASFLHDGRARTTLEAVLWHEGEALTARDRVVEMPPVDRAALIRYLESL